From the genome of Halomonas sp. I5-271120, one region includes:
- a CDS encoding YrbL family protein, producing MVNDRRIAVPRRQQGKVLKYFIPEVSDQAALRLDDSLRIGRGNKRDCFVHPGDAGQCIKVARHQDRWEECQEQSIVEWFYLNHLKKRQVPLTHIVDCYGWVNTHQGAGLAMERVQEDCGGSALTLREALHKEQVSRDQLVRMLAELKKWATKYAVVVSDLNTDNLMVRPGDGESDASLVLVDGFGSRKPDWKFTLYQRCLSFSRIKTKRQWKRQEVTLFDTVDEICA from the coding sequence ATGGTGAATGACCGCCGGATTGCGGTTCCGCGCAGGCAACAAGGAAAGGTTTTGAAGTATTTTATTCCAGAGGTCTCTGATCAGGCGGCGCTAAGACTCGATGACAGCCTGCGTATTGGCCGCGGAAACAAGCGTGACTGTTTCGTTCATCCTGGTGATGCCGGCCAATGCATCAAGGTGGCGCGCCACCAGGATCGCTGGGAGGAGTGCCAGGAGCAGAGCATCGTTGAATGGTTCTACCTCAATCACCTTAAAAAGCGGCAAGTACCGCTGACGCACATTGTCGATTGCTATGGCTGGGTGAATACCCACCAGGGCGCGGGGCTCGCCATGGAACGCGTCCAGGAAGACTGCGGAGGGTCAGCGCTGACCCTGCGTGAGGCCCTGCACAAGGAACAGGTGAGTCGCGACCAGCTCGTCCGAATGCTGGCTGAGCTGAAGAAATGGGCGACCAAGTATGCTGTTGTGGTCTCGGATTTGAATACCGATAACCTCATGGTCCGCCCCGGTGATGGCGAAAGTGACGCGAGCCTAGTGCTGGTGGACGGGTTCGGTAGCCGCAAGCCTGACTGGAAATTTACGCTCTATCAGCGGTGTCTGTCCTTTTCCCGGATCAAGACCAAGCGGCAGTGGAAACGCCAGGAAGTCACCCTTTTCGATACAGTAGATGAAATATGCGCGTGA
- a CDS encoding GNAT family N-acetyltransferase, protein MKVFLEPITKHNWDQVARLNVSDEQRRFVADNAYSIAESLFSEHSVARAICVGDEPVGFIMYESLAYEGKPREFNIYRLMVGSDFQHCGIGRKGMRLTLDALLEQEGAERITVCYVPGNEVASDFYESLGFHEVGLSNGEMVAEIRAEPTTDAPSSDQHC, encoded by the coding sequence ATGAAGGTCTTTCTGGAACCCATCACGAAGCATAACTGGGATCAGGTGGCACGCCTGAACGTGTCGGACGAGCAGCGTCGATTCGTGGCGGATAACGCCTATTCCATTGCCGAATCACTGTTCAGCGAACATAGCGTGGCGCGGGCGATCTGCGTCGGTGATGAGCCGGTGGGCTTTATCATGTATGAGTCGCTTGCCTATGAAGGCAAGCCGCGGGAGTTCAATATCTATCGTCTGATGGTGGGCAGCGATTTTCAGCACTGCGGCATCGGTCGCAAGGGCATGCGCCTGACGCTGGATGCGCTCCTTGAGCAGGAGGGTGCGGAGCGCATCACGGTCTGCTATGTGCCGGGCAATGAAGTGGCCAGTGACTTTTACGAGAGCCTGGGGTTTCACGAGGTGGGGCTGAGCAACGGTGAGATGGTCGCGGAGATCAGAGCTGAACCGACGACAGATGCGCCGTCGAGCGACCAGCACTGCTAG
- a CDS encoding thymidine phosphorylase family protein — MTQNSGPGTPNRPGIPSTSPGAEAGRDSVQGAQHLDDETLTPLLLRRVGIDTYRENVAYLHRDCGHYRAEGFQALSKVEVRTNGHRILASLNVVDDPAIVACHQLGLSEDAFKALGEAEGHPVSISQAEPPASIPALHRKIAGERLSRQDFKNIIRDIAELRYSKIELTAFLVACSQGELDREEVFYLSDAMCQVGRRLDWHEHPVVDKHCIGGIPGNRTSMLVVPIVAAHGLLCPKTSSRAITSPSGTADTMEVLAKVDLPFHTLEEIVRTHRGCLAWGGTSELSPADDVLIAVERPLYLDSAGQMVASILSKKVAAGSTHLLLDLPVGPHAKVRTMSEARRLRKLFEFVAGRMGLVLDVVITDGSQPIGRGIGPVLEARDVMRVLTHHPDAPNDLRQKALRLAGRMLEFDPDVRGGDGFGIARDILDSGRALEKMQAIICAQGEMPFDLENPPLAPHSFEVMATKAGVVTGIDNLKLARIARMAGAPKPAGAGVDLLTRIGDTVEVGEPLYRVYAAYHAEMAFARQSCERDNAFSIGFADEITRLNVEF; from the coding sequence ATGACGCAGAACAGTGGTCCCGGCACGCCCAACAGGCCCGGCATCCCCAGCACCAGTCCCGGCGCAGAAGCCGGGCGTGATAGCGTCCAAGGTGCGCAGCACCTTGATGACGAAACCCTAACCCCGTTGCTGCTTCGCCGGGTGGGCATCGACACCTACCGCGAGAACGTGGCCTATCTGCATCGTGATTGCGGGCATTATCGCGCCGAGGGCTTCCAGGCGCTCTCAAAGGTCGAGGTGCGCACAAACGGCCATCGTATCCTGGCGAGCCTCAACGTGGTTGATGATCCGGCCATCGTCGCCTGTCATCAGCTCGGGCTCTCCGAGGATGCTTTCAAGGCGCTTGGCGAAGCGGAAGGGCACCCGGTCAGCATCTCTCAGGCCGAGCCGCCTGCCTCGATACCGGCCCTGCACCGCAAGATTGCCGGTGAGCGCCTGTCCCGCCAGGATTTCAAGAACATCATTCGCGATATCGCCGAGCTGCGTTACTCCAAGATCGAGCTGACCGCCTTCCTCGTCGCCTGCAGCCAGGGCGAGCTAGATCGAGAAGAAGTCTTCTACCTGAGCGATGCCATGTGTCAGGTCGGGCGGCGGCTGGACTGGCACGAGCACCCGGTGGTCGACAAGCACTGTATCGGCGGCATTCCCGGCAATCGCACCTCGATGCTGGTGGTGCCGATTGTCGCGGCTCACGGTCTCTTGTGCCCCAAGACGTCGTCCCGCGCCATCACTTCGCCCTCGGGCACCGCCGATACCATGGAGGTGCTGGCCAAGGTGGATCTGCCCTTTCATACGCTGGAAGAGATAGTGCGTACCCACCGCGGCTGCCTGGCCTGGGGCGGCACCAGCGAGCTGTCACCGGCCGATGACGTACTGATCGCCGTCGAGCGGCCGCTGTACCTGGATTCAGCGGGGCAGATGGTAGCCTCGATCCTGTCGAAGAAGGTGGCTGCCGGGTCGACGCACCTGCTGCTCGACCTGCCGGTGGGGCCCCACGCCAAGGTGCGCACCATGTCCGAGGCGCGGCGCTTGCGCAAGCTGTTCGAGTTCGTGGCCGGGCGCATGGGGCTGGTCCTCGATGTGGTGATCACCGACGGCAGCCAGCCGATCGGGCGGGGGATTGGCCCGGTGTTGGAAGCTCGCGATGTGATGCGGGTGCTGACGCATCATCCCGACGCGCCCAATGACCTGAGGCAGAAAGCCCTGCGCCTGGCGGGACGCATGCTCGAGTTCGACCCCGACGTGCGTGGCGGCGACGGCTTCGGCATCGCCCGGGATATCCTCGATTCCGGCCGAGCGCTGGAAAAGATGCAGGCGATTATTTGTGCCCAGGGTGAGATGCCGTTCGACCTGGAGAATCCGCCGCTGGCGCCCCACAGTTTTGAAGTGATGGCCACGAAAGCTGGCGTGGTGACGGGCATCGACAACCTGAAGCTGGCGCGCATCGCGCGTATGGCCGGGGCCCCGAAGCCCGCCGGGGCGGGGGTCGATTTGCTGACGCGCATCGGTGATACCGTAGAGGTCGGCGAGCCGCTCTACCGTGTGTACGCCGCGTATCACGCCGAGATGGCCTTCGCACGCCAGTCCTGCGAGCGCGATAACGCCTTCAGCATCGGCTTTGCGGATGAGATCACCCGACTGAACGTGGAGTTCTGA
- a CDS encoding ribose-phosphate diphosphokinase, with translation MDTRLAYFEDEAAPALRLAEAAGLKASVIKRHDFPDQELMLTLVPPLADALPRTLVVYRSLDRPNDKLVELLLVARHARRLGVKRLVLVAPYLAYMRQDIAFHPGEIVSQPLVGGFLDELYDALITVDPHLHRISRLEEVMPRIQALTLSGAPTLADLIQKKRSNPLLLGPDAESSQWIEMAAAATGLDHGVCHKVRHGDTRVEIALPDLDLCGREVVLMDDIASSGHTLACAIEAVLAAGADSVDVAVTHALFAGDALEVIRQAGVNEVWSTDCIAHPSNAVAMAPILGKALGEVLADTQRDT, from the coding sequence ATGGATACCCGGCTTGCCTATTTCGAGGATGAAGCGGCGCCGGCGCTGCGCTTGGCCGAAGCGGCCGGGCTCAAGGCGAGCGTCATCAAGCGCCATGACTTTCCCGATCAGGAACTGATGCTGACCCTGGTGCCGCCGCTGGCAGATGCCCTGCCGCGAACGCTGGTGGTGTACAGAAGCCTCGACCGGCCCAATGACAAGCTGGTGGAACTGCTGCTGGTGGCCCGCCACGCCCGACGGCTGGGTGTGAAGCGGCTGGTGCTGGTGGCGCCGTATCTCGCCTACATGCGTCAGGATATCGCCTTCCATCCCGGTGAAATCGTCAGCCAGCCGCTGGTCGGGGGCTTTCTCGACGAGCTTTATGATGCGCTGATCACCGTCGACCCTCACCTGCATCGCATTTCGCGCCTCGAAGAGGTGATGCCGCGAATTCAGGCGCTGACGCTCTCCGGGGCGCCTACGCTCGCGGATCTGATCCAGAAGAAACGCAGTAACCCGCTGCTGCTGGGGCCGGATGCCGAATCGAGCCAGTGGATCGAGATGGCTGCCGCTGCCACGGGGCTCGATCACGGGGTGTGCCACAAGGTGCGCCACGGCGACACTCGGGTCGAGATCGCGCTGCCGGATCTCGATCTGTGCGGGCGGGAAGTGGTGCTGATGGACGATATCGCCAGTTCCGGCCACACCCTGGCCTGTGCCATCGAGGCGGTGCTGGCCGCGGGGGCCGACTCGGTCGATGTGGCGGTGACGCATGCGCTGTTTGCCGGTGATGCGCTAGAGGTGATTCGCCAGGCCGGCGTCAACGAGGTATGGAGCACCGACTGTATCGCCCACCCGAGCAACGCCGTGGCCATGGCGCCTATCCTTGGTAAGGCGCTGGGTGAGGTGCTGGCTGACACCCAGCGAGACACTTGA
- a CDS encoding NADH:flavin oxidoreductase/NADH oxidase family protein yields the protein MIEHSNAIDVLRSSLELPCGALFKNRIAKSAMSDSLGNGGGDPTEAQMRLYERWAEGGAAVSFIGEVQGDPRFAEKPGNLVLGPHSDHQALRSLTRRGMSEGSHLWAQLGHAGALAHAPISQPKGPSALDLEGLQCGGMSVEEIKALPGMYASTALQAKEAGFSGVHIHAGHGFLLSQFLCPLFNHRDDGYGGSIEARCRIVLDIIDSVRHAVGPAFPVGIRINSTDQLKGGLTEAEALEVVRMLDQTSIDLIDISGGTYFPGAKENSDSSLRGPYFVDFARRARALTRVPLMVTGGFKRREQALAAVASGAVDVVGLARAFILDPRLAKTWLSKEGGDPEFPQFASAPPGGVTAWYTLRLTALGEDRESEDRESASMLDLPTALRRYEERDAQRCITWRETFSRWYP from the coding sequence ATGATTGAACACTCGAATGCCATTGATGTCCTTCGAAGCTCGCTGGAGCTGCCTTGCGGTGCGCTTTTCAAAAACCGCATTGCCAAGTCAGCCATGTCGGATTCGCTCGGCAACGGCGGGGGTGACCCCACCGAGGCACAGATGCGGCTTTATGAAAGGTGGGCGGAAGGCGGTGCGGCCGTTTCTTTTATTGGTGAAGTGCAGGGTGACCCTCGCTTTGCTGAGAAACCGGGCAACCTGGTGCTAGGGCCGCATTCCGATCACCAGGCGTTGCGGTCACTCACTCGCCGAGGCATGAGCGAGGGCTCTCATCTATGGGCGCAGCTCGGTCATGCTGGCGCCCTTGCGCACGCGCCGATCAGTCAGCCGAAGGGGCCCTCCGCCCTCGACCTCGAAGGCCTTCAATGTGGCGGTATGTCGGTTGAAGAGATAAAGGCGCTACCCGGCATGTATGCAAGCACGGCATTGCAGGCCAAGGAGGCGGGCTTTAGCGGCGTGCATATCCATGCCGGACACGGCTTCCTGCTCAGTCAATTCCTGTGCCCCTTGTTTAACCACAGGGACGACGGTTACGGCGGTTCCATCGAGGCAAGGTGCCGGATCGTGCTCGACATCATAGACTCCGTCAGACACGCAGTGGGGCCTGCGTTTCCGGTCGGGATCAGGATCAACTCCACGGACCAGCTGAAAGGCGGCTTGACGGAAGCTGAGGCCCTCGAGGTAGTGCGCATGCTCGATCAAACCTCGATTGATCTGATTGATATCAGTGGCGGCACCTATTTTCCCGGCGCGAAGGAAAATTCCGACTCATCCCTACGCGGGCCATACTTCGTCGACTTTGCCAGGCGCGCAAGAGCACTCACCCGTGTGCCGTTGATGGTGACGGGAGGCTTCAAAAGGCGCGAACAGGCCCTCGCGGCAGTGGCCAGTGGCGCGGTCGATGTGGTCGGGCTGGCGCGCGCCTTTATCCTCGACCCTCGGCTCGCCAAGACCTGGTTGAGCAAGGAGGGCGGTGATCCTGAGTTTCCGCAATTTGCGTCTGCGCCTCCGGGGGGCGTCACGGCCTGGTACACCCTGCGATTAACCGCCTTGGGGGAAGATCGGGAGAGTGAGGATCGGGAGAGCGCCTCAATGCTGGATCTTCCCACCGCTCTTCGTCGCTACGAGGAACGTGATGCACAGCGTTGCATCACGTGGCGCGAGACGTTCTCGCGATGGTACCCATAG
- a CDS encoding secondary thiamine-phosphate synthase enzyme YjbQ has product MWQQNEIRLAPRSRGFHLITRDIEGGLEGLSAINIGLVHLQLMHTSASLTLNENADPDVRHDMDAFLRHIAPGDLPFFRHTMEGPDDMPGHIGASLFGTQLTLAVRNCRLALGTWQGVWLGEHRDHGGSRRIIATLNGE; this is encoded by the coding sequence ATGTGGCAACAGAACGAGATTCGCCTCGCCCCGCGCTCGCGGGGCTTTCACCTGATCACACGCGACATCGAAGGAGGCCTCGAGGGCCTGTCCGCCATCAACATTGGCCTGGTGCATCTTCAGCTCATGCACACCTCAGCCTCGCTGACGCTGAACGAGAATGCCGACCCTGATGTTCGCCACGACATGGATGCTTTCCTGCGCCATATCGCACCTGGCGACCTGCCCTTCTTTCGACACACCATGGAAGGGCCGGACGACATGCCCGGCCATATCGGCGCCAGCCTGTTCGGCACGCAGCTGACGCTTGCGGTGAGAAACTGCCGCCTGGCGCTCGGCACCTGGCAGGGGGTGTGGCTCGGCGAGCATCGTGACCATGGCGGCTCACGGCGGATTATCGCCACCCTCAACGGGGAGTGA
- a CDS encoding PA2778 family cysteine peptidase, which yields MLSLLLLAGCASTPRISNPERLGIPLKASIADVPFFGQRDYQCGPAALAMVLNDSGVEIGVDALIPQLFLPNRQGSVQPEMLATVRRQGRIPFVLDNDIESLLKTLAAGQPVVVMQNLSLPIAPLWHYAVAIGYDLPEETIRLHTGFKPSQDMALSTFDATWARSDRWAMVALPPGEIPAGTSAEAALRAISDAERVQSAVELRPSWEALVERWPGLAMGWFGLGNARYSSGDRAGAADAFRFATLHDPELAAAWLNLGLTLHGLGQEQEARTALEQAARLPGKWQDTANAKLAALFPKKAP from the coding sequence GTGCTAAGCCTTCTGCTACTGGCCGGCTGTGCCAGCACGCCGCGCATCTCAAACCCCGAGCGGCTCGGCATTCCTCTAAAGGCAAGCATCGCGGATGTGCCCTTCTTCGGCCAGCGCGACTACCAGTGCGGCCCTGCCGCTCTTGCCATGGTGCTCAACGATAGCGGCGTGGAGATAGGCGTCGATGCCCTGATCCCGCAGCTGTTCCTGCCCAACCGTCAGGGCAGCGTGCAGCCAGAAATGCTCGCCACGGTGCGCCGCCAGGGGCGCATTCCTTTCGTGCTCGACAATGACATCGAATCGCTGCTCAAGACGCTGGCCGCCGGCCAACCGGTGGTGGTCATGCAGAATCTGTCGCTGCCGATCGCCCCGCTCTGGCATTACGCTGTAGCCATCGGCTATGACCTACCCGAGGAAACGATCCGGCTGCACACCGGCTTCAAGCCCAGTCAGGACATGGCGCTCTCCACCTTTGATGCCACCTGGGCCCGCAGCGACCGCTGGGCGATGGTCGCCCTGCCGCCCGGCGAGATTCCTGCCGGCACCTCCGCCGAGGCGGCACTCCGCGCCATCAGTGATGCCGAACGGGTGCAGAGCGCGGTTGAACTACGACCCAGTTGGGAGGCGCTTGTCGAACGCTGGCCGGGGCTCGCCATGGGCTGGTTTGGGCTCGGCAATGCGCGCTACTCAAGCGGCGACCGAGCCGGCGCCGCCGATGCCTTCCGGTTTGCCACCCTGCATGACCCGGAGCTTGCCGCAGCATGGCTCAACCTGGGGCTGACGCTCCATGGCCTCGGTCAGGAGCAGGAAGCCCGCACGGCCCTCGAGCAGGCCGCCCGGCTACCGGGCAAATGGCAGGACACGGCCAACGCCAAACTCGCTGCACTCTTCCCGAAGAAGGCCCCTTGA
- a CDS encoding PA2779 family protein — translation MKKLARVISPLLIAFLVLGSLPAVASVPATQANDLVSTQDALSASQVASDRERINELLAREDVQQQLLLQGVQPAEVKARVAALSDEEVSQMANQLDEMPAGASVVGALFAVFVILLVTDILGLTNVYPFVR, via the coding sequence ATGAAGAAACTCGCTCGCGTCATTAGCCCGCTGTTGATTGCCTTCCTGGTACTGGGCAGCCTGCCCGCAGTGGCGTCGGTGCCGGCCACACAGGCCAACGACCTGGTCTCGACGCAGGATGCCCTCAGCGCTTCGCAAGTGGCCTCCGATCGGGAACGCATCAACGAGCTGCTAGCCCGCGAGGACGTTCAGCAGCAACTGCTGCTGCAAGGCGTTCAGCCGGCAGAAGTGAAGGCCCGCGTGGCAGCGCTGTCCGACGAGGAAGTGTCCCAGATGGCCAACCAGCTCGACGAAATGCCGGCCGGTGCCAGCGTGGTTGGCGCCCTGTTCGCGGTGTTCGTGATCCTGCTGGTCACCGACATCCTGGGCCTGACCAATGTCTACCCGTTCGTGCGTTGA
- a CDS encoding HPP family protein: MKSYLSKMRGEPIQRPRACWRDALWSWFGAFAGMLAISWLSAHWLSSQLLIVGSFGATSVLIYAVPASPLAQPRNVLIGSMLSAMVGVGCFQLLGATAVAVALSVSLAILVMQLTHTVHPPGAAAALIAVIGGPEVHALGWWYPLLPVGIGCALMLGVAILVNNLARHRRYPVHWR; this comes from the coding sequence GTGAAATCCTATCTCTCGAAAATGCGTGGTGAGCCTATTCAACGCCCCCGAGCCTGCTGGCGGGATGCGCTCTGGTCCTGGTTTGGCGCCTTCGCCGGCATGCTGGCCATCAGCTGGCTGAGTGCGCACTGGCTGAGCAGCCAGCTGCTGATCGTGGGGTCCTTTGGTGCGACGTCGGTGCTGATCTATGCCGTTCCGGCAAGCCCCCTGGCACAGCCCCGCAATGTGCTCATCGGCAGCATGCTCTCAGCCATGGTGGGGGTAGGCTGCTTCCAGCTGCTGGGGGCTACTGCGGTGGCCGTGGCGCTGTCGGTGTCGCTGGCCATTCTGGTCATGCAATTGACCCACACCGTGCATCCACCCGGTGCCGCCGCGGCGCTGATCGCCGTCATCGGCGGGCCTGAGGTACATGCGCTGGGGTGGTGGTATCCGCTGTTGCCGGTGGGCATTGGCTGCGCCCTGATGTTGGGGGTGGCGATTCTGGTCAACAACCTGGCGCGTCACCGGCGTTATCCGGTTCACTGGCGCTGA
- a CDS encoding nitrilase-related carbon-nitrogen hydrolase, giving the protein MHYQDHLRVGAAQINATLGDVDANLERHLEMIAKARHAGLELLIFPELSLTGYGMGNQVIELACPAQDQRLAGLAQEAGEMQVVVGFVEEASPGEYYNALAILQHGALQAVHRKLNLPTYGGLEEGKLFTHGSELNHVDVRPGWSATSLICADLWNPGLVHAALLARPTVLCAPINSASGIVSDDFSNEQNWAINLHFYAMTYGTPVIMANRFGPEGGSHFWGGSRILGPRGETLALAEDREMLIEARLSRTAIAKARFELPTHRDADTPLVRELMAGYR; this is encoded by the coding sequence ATGCACTACCAGGATCACCTGCGCGTCGGCGCCGCCCAGATCAACGCCACCTTAGGCGATGTCGATGCCAACCTCGAGCGCCATCTGGAAATGATTGCCAAGGCCCGCCACGCCGGGCTGGAACTGCTGATCTTTCCCGAACTCTCGCTGACCGGCTACGGCATGGGTAACCAGGTAATCGAACTGGCTTGCCCGGCCCAGGACCAGCGACTAGCCGGCCTCGCCCAGGAAGCCGGCGAGATGCAGGTTGTGGTCGGCTTCGTCGAGGAAGCGAGCCCCGGCGAGTACTACAACGCCCTGGCGATTCTTCAGCATGGCGCACTTCAGGCCGTGCACCGCAAGCTCAACCTGCCAACCTACGGTGGCCTGGAGGAAGGTAAGCTCTTCACTCACGGCAGCGAGCTTAACCACGTGGACGTACGTCCGGGCTGGTCCGCGACCTCGCTGATCTGCGCCGACCTGTGGAACCCGGGGCTGGTGCATGCCGCCCTGCTGGCAAGGCCCACGGTACTGTGCGCGCCGATCAACTCGGCCTCGGGCATCGTCAGCGATGACTTCTCCAACGAGCAGAACTGGGCCATCAACCTGCACTTCTACGCCATGACCTATGGCACGCCGGTGATCATGGCTAATCGCTTCGGCCCCGAGGGCGGGAGTCACTTCTGGGGCGGATCACGCATTCTCGGTCCACGTGGCGAAACCCTGGCGCTGGCCGAAGATCGAGAGATGCTGATCGAGGCCCGGCTGTCACGCACCGCCATTGCCAAAGCCCGCTTCGAGCTGCCCACTCACCGCGACGCCGACACCCCGCTGGTCCGCGAGCTGATGGCCGGCTATCGCTGA